A stretch of the Papaver somniferum cultivar HN1 chromosome 6, ASM357369v1, whole genome shotgun sequence genome encodes the following:
- the LOC113288796 gene encoding NAC domain-containing protein 37-like, which produces METMESCVPPGFRFHPTDEELVGYYLKKKIACQKIDLDVIRDIDLYRIEPWDLIDRCRIGYEEQSEWYFFSHKDKKYPTGTRTNRATMAGFWKATGRDKAVYEKMRLIGMRKTLVFYKGRAPNGQKTDWIMHEYRLESDENGPPQEEGWVVCRAFKKRTTTTNQMKTSEGWESSSSNYFYDETSGVSSTVEPSVDYISRNRRQQNFMCKQETATEVENLNFLNSDHFVQLPQLESPSLPLLKRPSFMSLVSENSDDYNPLHHQEQQQQQQQHQQQVSAILGFNNTDMMNMEQVARLGYNGSSNNMMDMEQNVTSSDWRALDKFVASQLMSQEDGFDHNVEGLSNFIVDHQQQQQYHVANNSNSDNMMSLLLMQSGTGKEEVMNHSKLKNGFLSSTSSVSLGDNMGFCIFEK; this is translated from the exons ATGGAGACGATGGAATCCTGTGTCCCGCCGGGTTTTAGGTTCCATCCAACCGATGAAGAGCTAGTTGGATATTATCTGAAGAAGAAAATAGCTTGCCAGAAGATAGATCTTGATGTTATTAGAGATATCGATCTATACAGAATTGAACCATGGGATCTTATAG ATCGATGTAGAATTGGGTATGAGGAGCAGAGTGAGTGGTACTTTTTTAGCCACAAAGATAAGAAGTATCCAACTGGAACAAGAACAAATAGGGCAACTATGGCTGGATTCTGGAAAGCAACAGGACGTGACAAGGCAGTGTATGAAAAAATGAGGCTCATAGGTATGAGAAAGACTCTTGTTTTCTACAAGGGAAGGGCACCAAATGGACAAAAAACTGATTGGATCATGCACGAGTACCGGCTTGAATCCGATGAGAATGGACCTCCACAG GAAGAAGGATGGGTAGTGTGCCGGGCATTTAAGAAACGAACGACCACCACCAACCAAATGAAAACAAGTGAAGGATGGGAGTCATCGTCATctaattacttttatgatgaaacaaGTGGAGTCAGTTCAACAGTAGAACCTTCTGTCGATTATATATCAAGAAATCGTCGACAACAAAATTTCATGTGTAAGCAAGAAACTGCAACTGAAGTCGAAAACTTGAATTTCTTAAACTCTGATCATTTTGTACAGCTTCCTCAGTTAGAAAGTCCATCACTCCCCTTGCTTAAGAGGCCAAGCTTTATGTCACTGGTATCGGAGAATAGCGATGATTATAATCCTCTTCATCATCaagagcagcaacagcagcagcagcaacaccaacaACAGGTTTCTGCCATATTAGGGTTTAACAATACTGATATGATGAACATGGAGCAGGTTGCAAGATTAGGATATAATGGTAGTAGTAATAATATGATGGACATGGAGCAGAATGTTACGAGTAGTGACTGGAGAGCCCTTGATAAGTTTGTCGCATCTCAGTTGATGAGTCAAGAAGATGGATTTGATCATAATGTTGAAGGGCTTTCCAACTTTATCGTggaccatcaacaacaacaacaatatcatGTTGCTAATAATAGTAATTCAGATAATATGATGAGCTTGCTATTAATGCAAAGTGGTACTGGAAAGGAGGAAGTGATGAATCACAGTAAGTTGAAGAATGGGTTTTTAAGTAGTACTTCATCAGTTTCGCTTGGTGATAATATGGGTTTTTGCATATTTGAGAAATGA
- the LOC113288797 gene encoding histone H3.3 yields MARTKQTARKSTGGKAPRKQLATKAARKSAPTTGGVKKPHRYRPGTVALREIRKYQKSTELLIRKLPFQRLVREIAQDFKTDLRFQSHAVLALQEAAEAYLVGLFEDTNLCAIHAKRVTIMPKDIQLARRIRGERA; encoded by the exons ATGGCTCGTACTAAGCAGACCGCTCGTAAGTCCACCGGAGGTAAAGCTCCAAGGAAGCAACTCGCCACCAAG GCTGCAAGGAAATCAGCACCAACAACTGGAGGTGTTAAGAAGCCACATCGTTACCGTCCCGGAACTGTTGCTCTTCGTGAGATCAGGAAATACCAGAAGAGTACTGAGCTTTTGATCAGGAAGTTGCCTTTCCAGAGGTTGGTTCGTGAGATTGCTCAGGATTTCAAGACAGATCTTCGATTCCAGAGTCACGCTGTTCTTGCTCTTCAAGAGGCTGCTGAAGCTTATCTAGTTGGATTGTTCGAGGATACTAACTTGTGTGCAATTCACGCTAAGAGAGTCACAATCATGCCTAAAGATATCCAGTTAGCAAGGCGTATTCGTGGTGAAAGGGCTTAA